From a single Brassica napus cultivar Da-Ae chromosome C9, Da-Ae, whole genome shotgun sequence genomic region:
- the LOC106375908 gene encoding uncharacterized protein LOC106375908, translated as MDRVPFLNVVKDVVGTLNESRKLFLKNKKLMFSVLVFPLLLNGLVYLFTVLAIKPEITNLIQESNLLPMMDPSSPEYIAQLMRVFADFRQFVVSSYFISTVSFVIKLLSVLIIVHASALTHKDENVNLRDFPVLTLKSWKGPLVTYFYISLFSLGYWFLFFIILFPLLLLSSNFSSLATKSWSLFVLFALFESYLAIVWFLSLVISILEETYGFQALGKAAKIVKGMKPQLFLLNVIFGLLCFGLAQVVRLVDLRWSFAVTLTTGLVLVGSIFAVRMFQLVIYTVAYFQCKSLRGQDIESLRDVEYTKLSSTSLIGALP; from the coding sequence ATGGATCGAGTTCCGTTCTTGAATGTTGTAAAGGATGTTGTGGGTACCTTAAATGAATCCCGCAAACTCTTTCTCAAGAACAAGAAGTTGATGTTCTCGGTCTTGGTATTCCCTCTCTTGCTCAATGGTCTAGTTTACTTGTTCACGGTCCTTGCCATCAAACCTGAGATAACAAACTTGATTCAAGAATCTAATTTGTTACCTATGATGGATCCAAGCAGCCCGGAATACATAGCTCAACTTATGAGAGTCTTTGCAGATTTTCGCCAGTTTGTGGTTTCTTCATACTTCATTTCCACAGTCTCCTTTGTCATCAAACTTTTATCGGTTCTAATCATCGTCCATGCTTCAGCTCTTACTCATAAAGATGAGAACGTGAACCTCAGAGACTTTCCGGTTCTGACCCTTAAATCTTGGAAGGGACCTCTTGTGACCTATTTCTACATATCTCTCTTCAGTCTTGGCTATTGGTTTCTCTTCTTCATAATCCTTTTCCCTCTCCTTTTGTTGTCTTCAAATTTTAGTTCCTTAGCAACCAAGTCGTGGTCCTTGTTTGTTCTGTTCGCATTGTTCGAGTCCTATTTAGCTATCGTTTGGTTCCTATCTTTGGTCATATCGATACTCGAGGAAACTTATGGATTCCAAGCTTTGGGGAAAGCTGCAAAGATCGTTAAAGGGATGAAGCCACAACTATTCCTCTTGAATGTTATCTTCGGTTTATTGTGCTTCGGTTTAGCTCAGGTCGTGAGGCTGGTCGATTTGAGATGGTCGTTTGCGGTTACCTTAACCACCGGTTTGGTACTTGTGGGATCAATCTTTGCGGTGAGGATGTTTCAACTTGTGATTTACACCGTTGCATATTTCCAATGCAAGAGTCTCCGCGGCCAAGACATTGAGTCGCTGAGGGATGTTGAATATACGAAATTATCATCCACTTCTCTTATTGGAGCATTGCCTTGA